The Halobacillus amylolyticus nucleotide sequence CACTCCACCAATCGGAGGAACAACTGGCGAGGAACCGGTTGCGATGACAATTCGCTTTGCGGTGATCATACGGCTGCCAACTTGTAACGTGTGGTCATCAATAAATTCAGCCTCATTTTCATAGATGTCCACCCCCATGTCCGTGAAACGTTCCTTGGAATCATGTGCCTGAACATCCGCGACAGCCTTTGACACCTTTTCCATTGCTTGAGTAAATAACTGATTGTATTGCTCGTTTGAGAGGCTTGTCAGCTGACTAGTCTGATATACCTCTTCTGCTGCATGAATAAGGGCTTTTGACGGCATGCAGCCATAGTGTAAACAGTCTCCCCCTAATTCGCTTTTACGTTCGATTAAAGCAACGGAAGCTCCGAAGCTCGCGGCACCCGCAGCCACCGTTAAGCCACCTGATCCTCCGCCAATAACAACAATTTGATAATCATAATTCATGAATAGTCCCCCTTTGATTCTGCTTAAATATTTTCGGCTAATGCTATCCATTCGTTTACGATTGACACCTAAGTCTGAATAGCCCACTCTTGAAGCTGAACGAAAATGGACCCTCCGTGAGTATTCGTCAAAATAAAACTCAACATCATCTTTAAATTTAAGTAATTTTGAAGTAAAAATGATATGCAGATAATCATCGTGTTCGGATTGAATGCTTGTACGTGGTTTTCCATTAATAATTTCTTTTAGTATTGATTTTGTATATGATACATTTTGAATGAATGGAAGAGACTCCATTGCTTTATCAGGATTTTTTGCTTGTGTGGATACACAATTTGGAGAATGGGGACATGGAGCCAGCTTCCCGTCCTTTACCCCTAAATATTCCTTCGTCATTTTGTTTTCCCCCTCTGTTGGTACTTTTACATTATATATTCACCAAATACACAATAAAAAAACACCTCGTTTAATCGAAGTGTCGAGTTAATGCGGACCCTTGCTTTTGTCCTTATTCCCTTTTCCATTATTTTTATGTTTATGGGGATTATGACCATTGCTACTATGGTCGTTCTCTTTATTCTTCTTATGCTCATGTTTGACTTTATCATTTTGATTTTTCTTATGCTCGCGCTTAGGCTTATGGGGTGGTTTCTGTTTATCCTTTTTCTTATGTTCTTTTGGTTTTTCTTTATTTTCATTACCATGACCAGGTTTTTCTTTTTGTGAAGGATGATCCGGTTTAACTTTTTTCCCTGCTTTTTCATCAGCTCTCTCGCTTTTATTTTCTTTATGCGTTGACGCATTTCCTGCCTTTTTCTCTTGCACGTGAGAAGGTTTATTTATTTCAAACTTTTCTTTTGGAATGATGAATGTCTCACTCGAAGGGTCTGTGTTCAGTTGCCCTCGCGGCAGTTCATTAGACTTTGATTTCGGTTCCTCTGTTGAATCGGTTTCATTGTAAAAGGATTGTATAATTGCTTTATCCTCATCTTCAATCGTTACTTTCATACTATTCGTTTCATCCCTTATTGAATCTGCCATCAACTCATTTGCAGAAACCTTTTCCTTTTTAGCCTGCTCCCTTATTTGACTGGGTACATTGTAAGAAGCTACAGATAAATTTGAAGATTGATTTGCTAAAAAACTTTCGATCTTAGCTGAGAAGTCTTCATCATGTTCATTTACATAGCTAACTCCAATGAGCACTTGATTTTGATTGTTAATAAAACCTAACTTTTGACTTAAGGTAATCATATCAAAAGTCACTTCTGAAGCTGGATCCTTATACCAATTCTCAAGCTTAGATAAGATTTCCTCTGCATCCTTATTTATCGGAACGATATTAATAACTTGCATGTCTTCATTTAGCTTAAGCTCGACACTTGGGTTCATATCAATATTTACAAAGGCATAGGCCGTACTATTCCCATACCATAGATAGGCTGGTAAAAAGGCAATAAGTAGGGCTGCAACAATGGCTGCAATTTTAGTTCTCCGCCACATGAGCGATGGTTTGATCACTGTATGTCTTTCCGATAATGGTTGAAAATGAACCTCCATCCCTACTTCAGCTCGTTTTAAAAGCTTTGCCTTGTGGAAAGCGCCATCATTTGTCATCACAATCGTATATTTCCTGCTCTGCTCCATGACAATACCTTTCCTCACATACCCACCCCTTCAAATAGTCTTTAAGATAAACATAATCTCCTGATAAAATGAGGACCATCGCAATAATGAATTTACGGTTGCGCTCTAAGGTTTTCTTACTCACCTCTACTTCTTGTACAAGGTCTTTAATAGGTAACCGGCCTTTCTCTAAGACCTGCTGACGAAATTCATTGTTTTCATAAACAATGTGAGCGATTTGGATAGCAGACTCACGTGCATCCTTGTGTTTTGGGGAGGCTTCCGTTAATTCAGCAAAAGAAAGCTTGTACTCTTGCAGCTGAAGCTGAAATTCCCGAATTTCTTCCCTGCGATACCATGATTCTGTCTCTAGTACGTAGCGGTCTTTAGCTGCCTTCACTTGGGATGGGTTTTCCATCTGTTCATCGTCAACATAATCTTCGTCAAGGGACACGGCTTTAAGACGTTTTTGTTCATTTCGAATGTAATCAATCACTTTGCGCTTAATGACAAGCTTTGCAAAGGACAAGAATGAACTACCTTTTTCACAAGAATAGGCATGAATAGCTTCATTAAAAGCAAGTAAACCTATGCTGTATTCGTCATCTTTCATTGGATCAATGTATCGTTTACATACCTCGGAGACACTTTTGGCGATAAAAGGTTGATACTGTTTTAGAATTTCATTTTTTATATTGTCGTCTCCCTGTTTGGCAGCTGCTACAAGTTCATCAAGGGAGGTGTCGTTCTTTTGAAACAGACCTCTGATCAACCTTCATCACCTCCAGCTAATAAATAGTTTCGTTTAGAATGTCAATTATTTGGGTGTATTTTAAACAAAAATTTCATTTATGTTACATTTTTGTATCAACCACATTAAACTCAGTCGATTTCACTAATTCTATGAGCAGATATGCTTGGGTATTGTACAGAGCAAGACAATTTTACTCAAAGTCGCGCTTATATTCCACCACACACGATTTACATTTTGTTAAATAATCATTTCAAAAAATAGGTACTTAGATTTAAGCAATATCCATTAACCTGTTAATTGGGTGCGTTCATTCTACTCAAAGGACCTTTGAACTATAAAAAAATGATAATATTGAATCACAAAAACCCCCTAACGTAATAGGCTCGCTATTACTTAGGAGGTTCTTCCATATTTATTTTCTCATAATAGTAATCAATAGGAATGGCAAGACCCACACGCCCCTCTTGCTCATCGTCCAAAGTCGCAAAAACAACGGCGATTACTTTTCCCTCCTCATTGATAACTGGGCTCCCTGAATTTCCTCGATAAATAGGAGCATCAAGCATTAGTACAGGCTTACTCCAGTCGTCTAAAATCGTATAATCAATAATCGTACCCTTGTTTGCAATCCCATTGAAACTTAGAGGATTCCCAATAAAGTAAAAAGGTTCCCCTTCTTCAAACGAGGTTTCATTTGCCAATGTTAGATGTGGGAAATCACTACCCTCAGCTTGTAAAACGGCTAAGTCTACTTCTGGGAACTTTTCAACGACTTCAGCATCAAACAAGCCTTTTCCTGGAAACGCAACCGAAATCCTCTTCTCGCCCTCTATGACATGATGATTCGTTATAATCGTCCCATCAGCATCAATAGCGAATCCTGTCCCCTTACTTTGTCCTGCATCGACAACAACAACTGCCTCTTGATATCGATCTATATCATCATCTGTTGATAGCTTCGCCGAGGTCACCAAGAAATCGATGGCAGGGATAGAGAACGTATTCGGCAAAACGGCAACAATATTCGTCACCATCATAATAGCAATTAAATAGAAAAGCCATCTCGGAAAAGGACGCTTTGATTTTCTCTCCTCTTTCTCTATACGTTCACGTTCCCAGGCCTTCCTTTTTTCTTCCTGAATGAGCTCATACAGCTCATCATCATCTATTTCTTCATATAAATCATCATCAATGATATCAGGTTTTTGGTCATCATCCTCACGCTCTTTCATACGTTCACACCTCATGCTCCACTAGAATAGGAACTACATTACATTCGCATTTACAGCGCCTTGCTGCATTTTATACATGTGATAATAGTGGCCACCTTCTGCAAGGAGGTCGTGATGTGTTCCCTGTTCTACCATTGTACCATGATTTAATACGAAGATTTGATCAGCCTGCTGAATGGTTGACAAACGGTGGGCAATCACAAGTGTTGTGCGGCCTTGTTTTAATACTTCTAATGCTCGTTGAATCAATTGCTCTGTTTCTGTATCAATATTTGCTGTCGCTTCATCTAAAATTAAGATAGCAGGATCAAAAGCAAGGGCCCTAGCAAAGGATATCAGCTGACGTTCTCCCATAGATAGAGAATCTCCCTTTTCTTTCACTGCAGCATCATATTGACCTGGTAATTTTTCGATTAACCGATCCGCTCCGACAGCTTTTAAGGCGTTGATAGCCATTTCCCGGGAAATTTTTTCATCATTCATCGTTACATTCGACAAAATTGTTCCTGAGAATATGAATGGATCTTGAAGTACAATCCCCATATGACTGCGAACCTGTTGCCTGGACCACTCTTTCGTGGAACGGCCATCTATCGTAATCTCGCCGGATTGAGGATCATAAAAACGAAAAAGCAGATTCATAATCGAGCTTTTTCCTGACCCTGTATGCCCAACAAAAGCCGCAGTCTGTCCTGATTTAACCTCAAAATTAATGTCTTTAAGCACATTCTCATCTTTTAAATAGGCAAAAGTTACATTCTTGAATGCAATATGTCCTCGATAACGAGATATTATCTGATGATTCTGCTCCTCTCCTGTTTCGTCCAGCATGGAGAAGACACGCCCTGCAGACACCCTTGCCTGTTCAAGCTGCGGCAGTTGATTAACAAGATCCGTCACAGGTTGAAACAGGCGGTTCAAGTAATCAACAAATGCATAAAGCACACCTGCTGTTACAATGCCCTCTGCACCAATTGATGAAGACCCAAAATACCAAATGAATCCGACAAAAGCGAGATTTCTGAGCACATTTACTAAATTAAATGAAGTTAAAGCACTAAGACGGACAAGCTTTCGTTCGTAATTAAAGTGCTTCGAATTTAAATCCTCAAATTCATGGGATGTCTGTTTCTCTTGACGAAAAGCTTGAATAATCGACATCCCCTGAATCGCTTCATTAATATTTCCATTCATATCACTGACCGTAGAACGGACGACAGTATTATATTTCCCGCCAAAATGCTTATATAACTTCATCCATCCCGCAATGATCGGGATGAGCAATAAACACATGAGAGCAAGTTTCGCATCAAGTAGAAATAGGGCAACATAAATCCCTGCCATATAAAAGATACTTGTGACAAAGGTAGCCAGTACTTTCACATACAGTTCCCGTATCGCCTCCGTATCATTGGTTACCCGTGCCACAATTTTCCCTGCCGGCTGATCAATAAAATAATTGACTGGCAGCCGCTGAATATGGGCAAACACATCGTCTCTCATCTTCTTAATAATTCGATTGGACGTTTTTTGTAAAATGAACGTGTGCACAAATTGAAAAACGGCAGCAATCAATAATAGGCCAAGATAGATAGCAAGCAGCCAATAGATCGATCGCTGCTCAGGCTGAAAGAAACGGTATAACTCATTTAATGATAGTTTCTGTGCTTCTGCCTGAGTCGTTGCGCTGTTTGTATCAATGGTGATCATTCGATTCTCAAAGCTTCGAGTCCCTGTAAGTGAAACGGATTCATTTACAAAAACATAATTTCTGCCTACTTGTAAAATGGTCGCTGTATCTGTAATTTCATCATCTTCTTGGACTCGATCCGCACGTTTATATAGTTCACCATGATAGGAAACCGTGTAAGCATCACTCTCTTCTACCTCATGCCATTGATCTTCGATGCCGACAATATGCTCATCTATCAATCGTTTTGCAATGAAAGGACCAGTTAGTTCTAGCGCAACAGCGATGATCAAACAGACGAGACCGATTAAAATGCTTTTTTTATACAATAAAGCAAAATTTAATAATCTACGTTCCGTTGAAGGCTTCTTCATTCTCCCACCTCCTGTTCCCCTAACTGTTGATGGTCGTACTGTGTTTGATACCAACCTTTTTGTTTCATCAGTTGAGCATGTGTGCCTTGCTCGATAATTCGCCCTTCTTCAAGGACAAGAATATGATCCGCATGCGTCACAGCAGATAATCGGTGGGCAGCAATCAATGTCGTTTTACCTTCTCGTTCCTTTCTTAGATGTTTAATAATTTCCGCTTCCGTCTTACCATCGACGGCAGACATGGCATCATCCAGCATAAGAATTTCCGGATCCATAATAAAAGCTCGCGCAATGGCAACTCTCTGTTTCTGACCGCCAGAAAGCGTGACACCACTTTCGCCAACCATTGTATCTAAGCCTTTTGGTAAAATTTTCATATCTTCAAGAAAATAAGCTAACTTCATCACTCGGTAAATTTCCTCGTCTGTTGCATCCTTTTTACCAAATTGAATATTCTCTCGAACCGTTTTTGAAAATAAAATTTGCTCTTGGGGGACGTAGCCAATCCAGGAGCGCGTCGTTTCTAAGTCCAGGTCTTGGATATTTACTCCGTTAATTTGTAACGAACCTTTTAGCCCAGGATACTCACGGAGAAGCTGTCTGAACAGGGTTGTTTTCCCTGCCCCTGTCTTCCCGACAACCCCCACCGTTTCTCCTCGTTTAATCGAAACCGTTAACTCACTTAATCCCTTTGCTTCCGCACCCGGATACTGGAAATCAACATCCTTAAATTCGACTGTGTGAGGGTGATCGAGCCTTCTCGGTTTTGCAGGAGACAAAACATCTGGCTTGTAACCTAATGTCTCGTTTACACGATCAAGTGACGCATTACCTCGCTGCATCACATTAATCAGTTCACCTACTGCAAACATCGGCCAGATTAACATCCCTAAATAAACATTAAAGGAGACCATTTCACCTAAGGTAATCACATTGTGGAAAACTAAGGACGCCCCATACCCAAGCCCTATCGTATAGGAGAATCCTACAAGAACCGTTATTGTAGGCTCAAACAAAGCATCCACCTTCGCTACCTCGACATTCTTGTCGTACACCTCTTCGGTCATATTTTGAAACCTTTGTTCATCCTGCTTTTCTTGAACAAAAGCCCTGATGACCCGTACACCTCTTACGGATTCCAAAACATTATTATTTAAATCACCAAAGGCCTCTTGAGCCTCCATAAACCTGGTATGAATCACTCCACCATACTTATTCATAACAAACGCCATAATCGGAAGCGGAAGCAGCGCCGCCAGAGTTAATTTAAAGCTAATGGTAAACCCCATCACCGCAATAATTAGAATCATAAAAATGGTGGAATCAACTAATGTCAAGATTCCGAAGCCTGCCGTCATGGTAAGAGCCTTGAGATCATTCGTTGCCCTTGCCATCAAATCGCCAGTCTTATTACGCTGAAAAAAAGTAGGCGTCATTTTGAGAAAGTGATTCATGAGCCTTGATCTCATACTGCGCTCCATAATCATAGCTCCGCTGAATAATGTATAATCCCACAAATACGAAATCGTATAGCTGGCAATAATTAAACCGCCATATAAAAGCAGCACATCAATTAAGTGCTCCATCGTTAATGTATTAAACTGAATTTCATCAATAGCCATTCCAACCAACTTAGGTGGGATTAAATCAATCGCACTTACAATAATTAATGCAACAATGGCAAATGTGTATCGCTTCCAATATTGCTTAAAAAACCAACGTAATTTCACTAGCACACTAAACATACTTATCACCCTCTCATTTGTTCACAAGCTAACCGCTTTCTTTCCAATCTTCGTTCCATTCTTTACAAGTCCATTTGTTACTCATTTCATAAATACCTCCTGTAAGTGAGTGTTCCAAAAGTCGCCAAATTAGAAACAAGAAGTTCGAGGCGCGAAAGTTTTGAGGACCGCAAGCCGTATGCCTTTCATACGTGAGGACCGGAAAAACCGAGCAACGAAGAAATTCGCCGTTTATCATTTGGTGACTTTTTGAACAACCTCTGTAATGATTTATTTATGTAAAGCGGCGGTCATAGCCGCTAGACACTAAGGAAAAGCGTAGAGTGACGGTTAGACCTGACACGCATAAGCAGGATACCGCAGTGAAGAGATCTTTCTTCACGGAGATGGATTGCTTATGCCGCGAAGGTCTGTCCCTCGGAGCTAGACACCTAGAAAAGCGCAGGCACGAAAAAAGCATACGTACGTGACGTATGCTTAGGAAACGTAAAAAGGCCACGTATATACGTGACCCCTACGATAATTATCTTTATAAAAAGTCTAATAGACTAATGGCTGGTCACGAACCATATGAAATTAACATGAAATCGTACATTTCGTTTTTCCATGGTCGTGGCCTCCTCCCGATAATTACTTATTATATAGTTTTCGGAAAATTAATGCAATGTTTTTTTGGAAATAAATGATAACTTCCTATTTCACGCTTACTTGGGGTTAGGGAAGAATTTTTTGGAGTTTGGGTAGAATCTCTGTAAGTTTAGACAGAATCATAAAACTTTCAGGTAGAATAACCGAAGTTCGGGTAGAATCCTTAAGAATTTGGGCAGAATCCAATCGTCGTAAGTTTAAACAGAATCCTATTTAGCGAGAAAAAATTAAAAAACCCACTCAGCTATTCGAGTGGGTTCTAATTATTCATTTACCAATTTCATCGGGATGTGGCCCAAGACGATTATTTTTGTTTAAGCCATTAATTTTCTCTACTTCGTTATCCTTTAACTCGAAATCAAATAGATCAGCATTCTCTTGCTGACGCTCCTTATGAGTTGATTTTGGAATCGTCACAATGCCCTGCTGCAAGTCCCATCTTAAAATGATCTGCGCCGGTGTTTTATTATATTCCTCTGCTAATTCTTGTAAGACGGGATTGTCCAAGTAATTTCCTCGGCCAATCGGTGACCAGGCTTCAACCTGAATATCTTGCTGTTTACAATAATCAACAGTTTCTTTTTGATAAAGTTCCGGGTGCAATTCAATCTGATTGACCATCGGCTTGATTTCAGCTTCATTTAATAAGTCTTCCAAGTGATGTGTCAGGAAGTTGCTTACCCCGATGGCTTTAATTTTCCCATCTTTATAAAGCTTCTCTAATGCTTTCCAAGTATCTTTATATTTGCCTTGAATAGGCCAATGAATCAGGTAGAGATCCAAGTAATCAACACCTAGCTTCGTAATACTTCGATTGAAGGCCTCTAATGTTTCTTCATAGCCTTGTTCATCATTCCACACTTTTGTTGTAATAAATAACTCTTCACGAGGAAGGCCGCTTTCCTTAATTGCCTGGCCTACTCCTTCTTCATTATCATAAAAGGAGGCTGTGTCCAAGTGACGATATCCAAGGTCCAACGCTGATCTAACAGCATTGACAACTTCTTCTCCACTATCCATTTTGTAAACACCCAAACCAACCCAGGGCATTTTCACGCCATTACTTAATGTTGTCGTATCCGTTAAACTCATCCTCAAATGCACTCCTTTATTTATTCATAGAATAATTCCCCACGCAAGACCGAATTAAACGTTATGATGACGAAGAATGAACCTGATAGGAGGCTTGCCCTAAATGATCCAGCAAAAAGTCATTTGGGTTATTCCCAATCATATATAGCTCGTGAAGCGGTCTTGTCATGGCTACATATAGTACCTTTATATCCAGTTCGTTATTTGTAAAAGGGTGGTCGTCACTATAAAGAAAGACCACATCGAATTCCAGTCCTTTTGCTAAGTAAGCAGGCAAGATCATTCGATCGCCCATTTCCGTATGCTCATCGAGTGTTTGAAAATCTTGAGAACTGATTTCAGAGATCTGACTGACTTCAGCAGCTTCCTTCATCGTTTTTGTTACGATGGCAAAGCTGTTCATCCCTTTGTCTTTCAACTGGTTCATAATTTCAATAAACGCTTGTTTCCAGCCTGGTTGTTTTTCAATAAACGTTGGAAGCGGACCATGTCTTACTACAGGTTCAGCTTTTGGAAGATCCTCCGGCATAAGTGTTAACAATTGATTTGCCAAATCCATGATTTCAATTGTTGTTCGGTAGGTTTTTTGTAAGGTTAAGTAACTGGGCTGTCGAAACACTTCATTTAAAGATTCCCAGTTATGCAGCCCTCGATAGCGATAAATTCCTTGTGCAAGGTCACCTACGATCGTAAATAAATCCGTTTGAAAGGCCTTTTT carries:
- a CDS encoding anti-sigma factor domain-containing protein — encoded protein: MRKGIVMEQSRKYTIVMTNDGAFHKAKLLKRAEVGMEVHFQPLSERHTVIKPSLMWRRTKIAAIVAALLIAFLPAYLWYGNSTAYAFVNIDMNPSVELKLNEDMQVINIVPINKDAEEILSKLENWYKDPASEVTFDMITLSQKLGFINNQNQVLIGVSYVNEHDEDFSAKIESFLANQSSNLSVASYNVPSQIREQAKKEKVSANELMADSIRDETNSMKVTIEDEDKAIIQSFYNETDSTEEPKSKSNELPRGQLNTDPSSETFIIPKEKFEINKPSHVQEKKAGNASTHKENKSERADEKAGKKVKPDHPSQKEKPGHGNENKEKPKEHKKKDKQKPPHKPKREHKKNQNDKVKHEHKKNKENDHSSNGHNPHKHKNNGKGNKDKSKGPH
- the sigI gene encoding RNA polymerase sigma factor SigI, whose translation is MIRGLFQKNDTSLDELVAAAKQGDDNIKNEILKQYQPFIAKSVSEVCKRYIDPMKDDEYSIGLLAFNEAIHAYSCEKGSSFLSFAKLVIKRKVIDYIRNEQKRLKAVSLDEDYVDDEQMENPSQVKAAKDRYVLETESWYRREEIREFQLQLQEYKLSFAELTEASPKHKDARESAIQIAHIVYENNEFRQQVLEKGRLPIKDLVQEVEVSKKTLERNRKFIIAMVLILSGDYVYLKDYLKGWVCEERYCHGAEQEIYDCDDK
- a CDS encoding S1C family serine protease, which produces MKEREDDDQKPDIIDDDLYEEIDDDELYELIQEEKRKAWERERIEKEERKSKRPFPRWLFYLIAIMMVTNIVAVLPNTFSIPAIDFLVTSAKLSTDDDIDRYQEAVVVVDAGQSKGTGFAIDADGTIITNHHVIEGEKRISVAFPGKGLFDAEVVEKFPEVDLAVLQAEGSDFPHLTLANETSFEEGEPFYFIGNPLSFNGIANKGTIIDYTILDDWSKPVLMLDAPIYRGNSGSPVINEEGKVIAVVFATLDDEQEGRVGLAIPIDYYYEKINMEEPPK
- a CDS encoding ABC transporter ATP-binding protein, which translates into the protein MKKPSTERRLLNFALLYKKSILIGLVCLIIAVALELTGPFIAKRLIDEHIVGIEDQWHEVEESDAYTVSYHGELYKRADRVQEDDEITDTATILQVGRNYVFVNESVSLTGTRSFENRMITIDTNSATTQAEAQKLSLNELYRFFQPEQRSIYWLLAIYLGLLLIAAVFQFVHTFILQKTSNRIIKKMRDDVFAHIQRLPVNYFIDQPAGKIVARVTNDTEAIRELYVKVLATFVTSIFYMAGIYVALFLLDAKLALMCLLLIPIIAGWMKLYKHFGGKYNTVVRSTVSDMNGNINEAIQGMSIIQAFRQEKQTSHEFEDLNSKHFNYERKLVRLSALTSFNLVNVLRNLAFVGFIWYFGSSSIGAEGIVTAGVLYAFVDYLNRLFQPVTDLVNQLPQLEQARVSAGRVFSMLDETGEEQNHQIISRYRGHIAFKNVTFAYLKDENVLKDINFEVKSGQTAAFVGHTGSGKSSIMNLLFRFYDPQSGEITIDGRSTKEWSRQQVRSHMGIVLQDPFIFSGTILSNVTMNDEKISREMAINALKAVGADRLIEKLPGQYDAAVKEKGDSLSMGERQLISFARALAFDPAILILDEATANIDTETEQLIQRALEVLKQGRTTLVIAHRLSTIQQADQIFVLNHGTMVEQGTHHDLLAEGGHYYHMYKMQQGAVNANVM
- a CDS encoding ABC transporter ATP-binding protein codes for the protein MFSVLVKLRWFFKQYWKRYTFAIVALIIVSAIDLIPPKLVGMAIDEIQFNTLTMEHLIDVLLLYGGLIIASYTISYLWDYTLFSGAMIMERSMRSRLMNHFLKMTPTFFQRNKTGDLMARATNDLKALTMTAGFGILTLVDSTIFMILIIAVMGFTISFKLTLAALLPLPIMAFVMNKYGGVIHTRFMEAQEAFGDLNNNVLESVRGVRVIRAFVQEKQDEQRFQNMTEEVYDKNVEVAKVDALFEPTITVLVGFSYTIGLGYGASLVFHNVITLGEMVSFNVYLGMLIWPMFAVGELINVMQRGNASLDRVNETLGYKPDVLSPAKPRRLDHPHTVEFKDVDFQYPGAEAKGLSELTVSIKRGETVGVVGKTGAGKTTLFRQLLREYPGLKGSLQINGVNIQDLDLETTRSWIGYVPQEQILFSKTVRENIQFGKKDATDEEIYRVMKLAYFLEDMKILPKGLDTMVGESGVTLSGGQKQRVAIARAFIMDPEILMLDDAMSAVDGKTEAEIIKHLRKEREGKTTLIAAHRLSAVTHADHILVLEEGRIIEQGTHAQLMKQKGWYQTQYDHQQLGEQEVGE
- a CDS encoding aldo/keto reductase; its protein translation is MSLTDTTTLSNGVKMPWVGLGVYKMDSGEEVVNAVRSALDLGYRHLDTASFYDNEEGVGQAIKESGLPREELFITTKVWNDEQGYEETLEAFNRSITKLGVDYLDLYLIHWPIQGKYKDTWKALEKLYKDGKIKAIGVSNFLTHHLEDLLNEAEIKPMVNQIELHPELYQKETVDYCKQQDIQVEAWSPIGRGNYLDNPVLQELAEEYNKTPAQIILRWDLQQGIVTIPKSTHKERQQENADLFDFELKDNEVEKINGLNKNNRLGPHPDEIGK